One Carya illinoinensis cultivar Pawnee chromosome 5, C.illinoinensisPawnee_v1, whole genome shotgun sequence genomic window, AGATTATGAGGAGAAAGATCTGATTTCACCAACATCCCTCAGAAGGTTTACCAAATCCTACAGGATAGCAAGTTCTCCCAACAAACACGATTCAAGATACAATATCTAAGCTTAGATGATTCAGAAATTGAGGAGAGTTGGTTGTTCTGTAAATATAAGTTGAACCTTTGTGGTGCTTCATAGTTCATTCATTGCAGGTATAATATACTATGGAAGTACAAAATTATGTTCATGAGGAGGCCAATATGTCCCTTCTCTTGGGCAGGGCAGAGGAGCAGGTTGTGCAATGTAGGTGGGACAGTGCTGTCCTGGCATCAACACTGAGAAATCAGATGCATACAATGGGGACACCTGTATATCAAAAGTGACCAAATGATTTTAgttccaagaaaaataaagggcACTCTCCAAACTCCAGATAATTACTTGCTCTAAATATTACATTGCATCACCTTCACTCTTGAAAACCACCACTATCTCTAGCAAGATAAATGACAGTCTATTTATAATGAGGGCATCTCTATCATTTCAGCCTCAAAAGAGAAATTGGAGAAATAGACAAACTAGACAATAAATTCTCTTCTCTGACTGTATTCTAAGAAGCTTGCAGGAATGACACATTCTTATTCTTAAAATACTTTAAAAGAAACTATTTTTCTGTGACCCTTATTCTAGGGGTTTTCTTTTGATTAAAAAGGCAGTGAATCTCTCGAAACAAGATGCTAAGACCATCTCAATAATTTCATTTGCCATTGTGTTTGTTTCAACATAAAATCAGAACAAGGATAACTCACGACATCCATTTTCTTCAGCTTTGGTAACTATCAAACCAATGGAAGAGCATAAAGATACTAGATATCGACTAGTATTTTGATTAGACATTAGGAGAACTTATGATATTTAGGCACTAAAGCAGCCAGAATTTGACTACTACAAACGTTAAAGACAATTTACTTAATTAAACAATTTAGAAAAGATCCGAAATGCAGGCAATCACAAGACATTATAACATCAATGTACTATGAAATAAACCCAACATAAAATTCCATTTGCATAAAATTTACTTGAGAACAAGAGGAATAGAGATAAGACttactctttctttttgaaGTTTCTCTATGGGTCTGGATTCAGGAGAACCATTGGCCATACTTTCAGGTGAAGAGAAAGAAGGACCTGGCCTGAACAGATGTTCAAAAATGGCCATTATAAGAAACATTGATATCAAGATAGCCGTTGcaacaaaaccaaaagaaatggCATTCATGGATGTTCCGAAGCTTTTCCATGGAGCTTCCTGATTCACTCCTGTTTGAGATGGGTTTGGGTCTGAACTTGTGTATGTGTTCCATGGCTTTGATCTTTCAGAACCAAAGTCAGTCATAGTCGTACTGTGCTAGGTTTTCTGTTtcctcttctattttcttcCGAAGGGGGCAACAGGGAAAAGAAAATACAGCTATGGAGCTAACTCGTTGCGGCTTTTTTAAGACATATTTCATTCTATTCAATCATGGCTACAACTCTTGATTGTTCAATAAAAGGATCTTTGCTCATTTGCAAATAGTCAGTAGCCCTAAAACAAGTGGAAAAGAGGAGATATCAACATTGatgataagaaacaataaatcacatattctggacaaagtttcaaatcaagGAACAGACAGAACCTTGAAGCATTTATTAAGAGACCATTTTGGTTtaccaagaaaataaaatttttcacatTCATTTACACTTCTTATGCAAATAACATGTCCTCTTAATCAATATAAAACAACAACGAATTACTCACAAGAGGAGCCATCTCgacaaaatgataatataaaggTAGACTATGCAATCTCAAGTACCACTTGGGCTCACATTAATGCTTTGGGATAAAGTTTATCTTTGTTCATGCCAAATTCTATGCAGAAAAAAACTTATAAGGATTGATTTCCGTGCAATGATCAACTGCCCTCAGATGAGTAGGATAATTAAGATGAACCATAATCAAATGTACAGGGGATTTATCTTAGAAATTTGTTTCTGAAACTAATGAGAAACCAAAGTTTAGTGAAAATGCATTTCCTATGAGATGAAATCCAGAGACAGTTTAAATGTCTTATTTAACCTTCCAATGTGCCCTGGACTGTCGCTATATTTTCTTTAGACCAGGTAATATGCCTTCAAATATAGGACATACGCTTTTCATAACACCAGATAATATACTCTTTAGTAGCAGGATTGATTTCGCATGTTGTTTCTTTTCTGGACTCCCCAAAGTAACTTATGCCCTAAAGCTGAGTCAACAATGTACTATTTTCCATGGATTCTATTCAGAGATTAGTACAGAGAGATCAAATTTTTGAAAGTATAATGACCTAAGAAATCTAAACTTGTAGATGCATCAGTGGAACCTAAAGGgttctttaaaaaatgaagaaacaaaAGCAATAGCTGGAAACCATTTTGTAAACACGTTTATTAGAAATCTTTTCACATTGTTTCTCACAGCCATTAGATGCACAAAAATCACAGACTACAGAAATATCTAACCATCATCAGAAATGTGAGACAAATTCCTTGCTATTTATGACATTCACTCTCAAATAGAAGTTGTACAAGATCAGAAACTTTAACCGATTCCAAATGAAAATCACTCTGAACAGTGGCATTCCTCCACTTATCCCCagtttattgttttgagatgCTATGAACAAGCAAGAGTACAATAGGAACTGATGTAACAGAGTAATAAACTTGAAAGCAGAGTACGAGGATCTGATTTTAAAATTATCTGAagcaaagaaagaaatgaattgCCAATGGCAGGTAGACAAGAATATGACGAACACAATTCATTGCTTACCAAAAATTTGCAACAAGATGCTTGATGATACTATTCTTTTGGTGAAATAACGTGTGAATTCACATATCATAACCCTGGCAATGCAAACTAACCCGTATAAGGAGATAGATAGCCTTATTTCGGTCCTCTGATGTAAGAAGAGTGCCTGTTATTTTAGTCCTCCAACTAAATAGTTTACCTGCTCTGGAAAAACAGGACACCCAGACTTCTTAATGCATTATTTAAAGAATGCAGTTCAACACAGCTAGCTTTATACCCAATAGAAAATGTAAAGACAAAGTTATATGATAATCCCAGCGGTAcgcttttcctttttttgtttcgATGTTCATGATCCTGATGCCTAACTGAATGAATACTATACCTTGTCTGAAGAAGCAAActtaaagaaaccaaaaaaagggACCTTGCTGTCTAGGGAGCCAAAACAAGGGTGGCCTATTGTTGCTTTTAAAAGTAGTCACCTTTATGCTAAATTTCGTTGAGGAGGAGGCAATTTTCAGCCCAAACCATCAACCCACATTAACCCATCCAGATCTTGGCAAAGAGAAATTTATGTAATGATTTTCCAACCCACCACAATGAATAGCCTTtctaaaatgaatatgaaaagtTATCATAtgcattatttcttttattttatttttcacaaaaaatatgattataacTAAATTATCCTTGAGCGGGATCAATACATAATATAAGAGTACGTACGGTTACTTGGGCACGGATAGGTTAAAGGTCTCTTCTATAGCATCAATGCCTGATCAACTTTGTATCCAACACTCGGATGTAATCATGGAAAAGGTGACAGTATCTCACATAATCTCATATAATCTCCCACAAGAAAATTAAgaagacaaaaagaaagaaaaagctgCCACATAATGTTTAgactataataaattaataatctcAAAGGCTGAGATGCAAGGTATATAGgtg contains:
- the LOC122311656 gene encoding uncharacterized protein LOC122311656, translating into MTDFGSERSKPWNTYTSSDPNPSQTGVNQEAPWKSFGTSMNAISFGFVATAILISMFLIMAIFEHLFRPGPSFSSPESMANGSPESRPIEKLQKERVSPLYASDFSVLMPGQHCPTYIAQPAPLPCPREGTYWPPHEHNFVLP